The Vicinamibacterales bacterium DNA window AGCGCCCGCTCCGCGGGCGACAGGTCGCTGGACATGTGGGGCACTATACCGCGCGGTCCCGGGCCCGCCTGCGGCCTACAATGCAGCGGCCCGCGCCGTTCCGCCGCGGGCGCGGCGAGGGGGACACATGCGCAGATCGGGACTCATCGCGGCCATGGCCGCCGCCGCGGCGCTTGCGACGCTCCAGGGCCGGCAGGCACCGTCCCACGCCGTCCGGCTCTCGCTGTCCGAAGGCACCTCGATGGCGGCCGCGCTCTCCCCCGACGGGCGCACGATCGCCCTCGACCTCCTCGGCGCGCTCTGGACGCTGCCGGCCGACGGCGGCACCGCGAGGCGCCTGCTCGAGGACGGCTACGACGCCCACGCGCCGTCCTGGTCGCCCGACGGCACGCGGATCGCCTTCCAGGCCTACCTGCGCGATACGTGGCACCTCTGGACGATCGGCGCCGACGGCACGGACCTTCGGCAGATCACGGCCGGTCCGTACGACGATCGCGAGCCGCACTGGTCGCCCGACGGCACGCGGCTGGCGTTCTCGTCGGACCGCGGGGGCAGCTACGACGTGTGGGTGGTGACGCTGGCGAGCGGCGAGCTCCGGCGGATCACGGCGGCCGACACCAACGAGTCGATGCCGGCCTGGTCGCCGGACGGCCGCGAAATCGCGTTCGTGTCGGACCGCGACCAGCGCGGCATCTACGCCAGCAACGTCGCGACGGGCGCCGAGCGGCGGCTCGCCGCCGACACCGGCACGCTCTTCACGCCCTCGTGGGCCCCCGACGGACGGACCATCGCCTACACCGCCATCGAGGGCGCGACCGCGCGGCTCATGGCCGGCGGCGTGAACGTGGCCGACGCGTCGGAGGACGTGTTCCCGTTCCGCGCGAGCTGGACCGCCTCGGGCGATCTCCTCTACACGGCCGACGGGCACGTGAAACGGCGTCCGCGCGCGGGCGGGCCGGCGCGGACGGTGCCGTTCTCGGCCGAGGTCGCGTTCACACGCCCCGCCTTCACGCCCAGGCGCCACGACTTCGCGCCCGCCGGCACCCAGCCGGTGCGCGGACTGATGCACCCGGTGATCTCGCCCGACGGATCGGCCATCGCGTTCGCCGCGCTGGGAGACCTGTGGGTGGTGTCGACGGGCGCCGGGGGCGCCGTGCCGCGCCGCGTCACGAACGACGTGTTCGTGGAGACCAACCCCGTGTGGTCGCCCGACGGGAAGAGCCTGGCCTACTCGAGCGATCGCGACGGCGCGGTGGCGCTGTGGGTGCGGACGCTGGACACGGGCGCGGATCGCCGCATCGCGGCCGACGGCAACACGGCCGCCTGGTCACCCGACGGCACCCGCCTCGCCTATCTCGACTCCGACGCGGTGCTGCGGGTGGTGCAGGCCGCCAACCGCGAGCAGCGGCAGGTCCACCCGCGCGTCTTCGAGCCGGGCCGGCCCTCGTGGTCGCCCGACGGCAAGGCCGTGGTGATGTCGGCCCTGCGCCCGTACTCGACCCGGTTCCGCGAGGGCACGAACCAGGTGTTGTGGGTGGCGGTCGATCCGACGCCGACCCCCGACGGCAAGGCGGCGTTCGCGCCCGACCGCTGGATGGACCCGATTCCGCACGCCTCGGTCGGCATGCGCGAGAATTTCGGGCCGGTCTGGTCGCCCGACGGCCGGGAGATGGCCGCCATCGTCGGCGGCTACCTCACCACGTACCCGGTCGCACGCGACGGATCGGCGATCGGCCCGCCGCGTCGCGTCGCGAGCGACCTGGCCAGCTCGCCCTCGTGGACGGCCGACTCGCGCCATCTGTGCTACCAGACGGCCGATCGCTTCCGTATCGTGGACCTGGTGGACGGCGCGACGACCGACGTCGTGCCGCAGTGGTCGTGGTCGGCTGCGCCCGCCGCGCCGACCGTCACCGTGCATGCCGGCCGCCTCTTCGACGGCCGCGCCGGCAGCACCGTCCAGCGCGACGTGGACGTCGTCGTCGAGGGAGGCCGGATCGCGTCGGTCGCCCCGCACGGTGACGGGCCGCACCGGGGCACGGTCGTCGACGCCTCCTCCGGCACCGTGCTGCCCGGGCTCATCGAGAGTCACACCCACCTCTCCAAGGCGTACGGGGAGGCCCAGGGCCGGCTCTGGCTCGCCTTCGGCATCACCACCGTGCGCAACCCCGCGGCGAACGCGTACGAGGGCCAGGAGGAGCGCGAGGCGATCGAGTCGGGCGCGCGCGTCGGCCCCCGCGTCCTCACGACGGGCGAGCCGCTCGACGGATCCCGCATCTATTACCCGGGCGGCGTGGCCCTCGACGGCGGTGGGATGGTCGAGGCGGAGCTCGAGCGGGCCGCCCGCCTCGGCTTCGACTTCATCAAGACCTACGTCCGGCTGCCCGACCGGGTGCAGCGGCGCATCATCGAGATCGCCCACCGGCAGGGCATGCCGGTCACGTCCCACGAGATCTATCCCGCCGTGGCGTACGGCGCCGACGGCGTGGAGCACATCCGCGGCACGAGCCGCCGCGGGTACTCGCCGAAGATGAGCGAGCTCCGGCGGTCGTACGACGACGTCCTGCAGCTGCTCACCTCGTCGGGGATGACCCTGACGCCCACCATCACGATCCAGGGCGGCTTCCAGGTGCTGATGGCGCGCGATCCCTGGTGGGTCGACGACCCGCGCATCGCGCGCCTCTCTCCCGCGTCGGTCGCGGAGGGCGGGCGCCGGCAGCGGGCCCGGCCGCTCGGCGGGGCCGAGCTGGCCGGCCGCGAGGCGCTCGTGGCCCCGCAGGAGCGTCTCGTCGCGGCGGTGGTGAAGGGCGGCGGCCGGGTGATTGCCGGCACCGACTCGCCGATCAATCCCTACGGCGTGGCGCTGCTCTCCGAACTCGAACACTACGTGCGCGGCGGGCTCACGCCGGCCGATGCGATCCGCACCGCCACGGCCGTGCCGGCGGAGGCGATGGGCCTGGGCGCCGATCTCGGCACGATCGAAGTGGGCAAGCTCGGCGATCTCGTCGTCGTGGACGGCGACCCGCTCGCGACGATCACCGATCTGCGACGGACGCGCCGCGTGGTGAAGGGCGGGGCCGTGTACGACGTCGAGACGCTGCTGGGCGGCCCGATCGCGCGTCCGGCCGGCGCGGGAACGCCCGCCCTGGCACGCTGAGGGGCCCGGCGTCAGCCGCGCCAGCGGTACTTCTGCAGGAGCGCGCGGTACTCCTCGTCCCTGATGCGGAGGCCGGCGCCGCCGGCGAGCTGCCCGAGCAGCCGTCGCGCGCGGCTGCGCCCGGCCGACGGCGTGTCGGCGTTCGCCGCCTGCGACCACCCGGCGAGCATCGCGTTCAGCCGGGCGAGGCCGCCCGCCCGCGTGTCGGCATCGCGCAGGCGCGCCTCCAGCTCCAGCGCCTCGGCGAGCTCGCGGCTCTCGGCGCGCCGCTGGTCGCGATCGCGCGCGCGAGCCTTCTTCACCGCGGGGTCGCGCTCGAGCGCGTCGACACGGGCCCGCTCGGCGGCGACGTCCGCCAGCCGGTCGAAGTCGGCGACGATTGCGCCGAGCGCCCGCAGGCGGGCGAGGTCGTCGTCGGCCCTGTCCGCGCGCGTCCGCCGCGCGGCGAGCCAGGCCGCGACCATCGCCGGCTCCACGTCGCGACGCCGGTCGCGCATGGCCTGGAGCTCGAGCCACTCGACGGCCTCCAGGGCCACGTCCGGCGGCGGCAGCGCGTGCCCGCCGTCGAACACCGCGAGGCGATGGGGTGAACGGAGCGCCTCGTCGAGCGCCTGCATCTCGCCCAGGTTGAAGTCGTCGATGCCCGCGGTGGCGAAGACCGCGAAGCGGGCGCTGGACCGCGGCCGCGCGTCGGCGAAGCCCGCGCTCGACGCGATCACGCCGGCGACGTCGTTGGGCCCGAGCGCCACCTCCATGGCGACACGCGCGCCGCCCGACTGGCCGGTCAGGTACAGCCGGCGGGCGTCGATGGCGAAGCGCTGGCCCAGGTCTTTCGACACGGCCCGGACCGCCCGGATCGAGGCCTCCCACGGCCCGTTGCGCGAGGTGTTCGACCCGGCCACGATGTAGCCGTACCGCTCGGCGGCCTCACGGTAGGTCTCGACGATGGCGCGCCCTCGCGCGCCGGGGTGGAACCCCAGGAGCAGGCTCCAGGGCCGATCCGGCGTGTATCCGGACGGCAGGTAGAGGGCGTAGGTCTCGTCCGGGGCGTCGGCGCAGGCGACCGCGTCGATGATCGTCCCGCGCGGCAGGTCCTGCGCCAGCACGCCGGTGCAGGCGGCGAGCCAGGCGATGGCGACCTGGAGCCCACGACCCCACGGGGGCATCGGCGGAGGATACGTAATCGCCAGCCGTCGTGTCGAGAAGTGGCACGTCCGCCCGGGCGGCGCGCGCCGGGTGCCTGCCCTTGCACGGGCAGTCCGCCGATGGCACGTTGGCGCTCCGGTTGCACGAGCGTACGCGTGCGCCCGTCCCCTCCGAGCGCCGCCGGTGGCGTCGCGCCGGCCGCGCCACTCGCCACGCTGCTGGTCGTCGTCGTCGACGCCACCAATCGCGATCTCCTCAGCCGCCGGCTGCGCCAGCAGGGCTACGCCGTGTGCCTGGCCGCCGACGGCGCCGAAGCCCTGGGCGTGCTCGCGACCCAGCCCTGCGACGCGGTCCTGCTCGACGTGATGATGCCGGGGCAGAGCGGCCTGGACGTCCTGGCCGCGATTCGCCGCGACGCGAGCACGCGCCACCTGCCGGTCATCATGGTCACCTCGAAGTCCGAGACGCGGGACATCGTCGAGGCGCTCGACCTCGGGGCGAACGACTGCGTCACCACGCCGATCGACTTCCCGGTCACCCTGGCGCGCGTCCGCGCCCAGCTCGGGCGTGCCACGGCCGAGCGCGCGGCCCTGACCGACCAGCGGCACCAGGACCTGCAGCACGCGCAGAAGCTGAGCGCCGTGGGCCGCCTCACGACGGGCGCCGCCCACGACGTCAACAACCTGCTGACCACGATCCACGCCTACGGGGAGTTCCTCCGCGACGACCTGCCCGACGGCGACGAGCGCCGCACCTACGCCGGGCAGATCCTGCGGGCGGCCGATTCGGCGGCCGGCCTCTCGCGCCAGCTGCTGGCCTACTCGCGCCGCCCGTCGACGGGCCTGCCCAGCGTGGACCTCGGCGCGAGCACGCGCGCGATGGTGTGCCTGCTGGACCGCGTCCTCGGCGACGACATCGTCATCGCGGCCGACGTGGCCGGCGACGTCTGGCCCGTGATGGGCGACGCTGGCCAACTCGACCAGGTCCTCCTGAACCTGATCGTCAACGCCGCCGACGCCATGCCCGGCGGCGGGCGCATCGACGTCGCCGTCGCCAACGTGTGCGCGGCCGACGGCGGACGCCCGGGCGTCGAACTCACGGTGACCGACACGGGCTGCGGCATCGACGCCGACACGGTGCCCCGGATTTTCGAACCGTTCTTCACGACCAAGGTCGCCGGCCACGGCACCGGGCTGGGCCTCGCGATGGTCCGGGCCATCATCGAACACGCCGGCGGCACGGTCGCGGTCGAGAGCCGGCCGGGTCAGGGCACGACGTTCCGGGTGCGGCTGCCGCGGGCGGCCGCGCCGGTGACGACCGCGGCCGGCGATGGCGGAACCGCCGCGTCCCCGGCCGGGGCGCGGGTCCTGGTCGTGGAGGACGACGACGCCGTCCGCGACGTGACGCGGAGGACGCTGATGCGGCTGGGCCACGCCGTGGTCGCGGCGGCCTCGGGCGACGACGCGCTCGCGCTCATCCTCGAGCGCCCCGCGCCCTTCGACGTCCTCGTGACCGACGTCTCCATGCCGGGCATGGACGGGGTGGCGCTCTGGCGTGCGCTCCGGCGCATCTGTCCCGAGATGGCCGTCGTGTTCATGTCGGCCCACGGCGGCGACACCGTGGCCGATGCGCGCCAAACCGGGCAGCCGCTGCTGCAGAAGCCCTTCTCGTCGGAGGCGCTCCGCCGCGCGGTCGAGCGGGCGCTCGACGCCGAGCTGGCCCCGCCATCGCCTCCGGCCGCCCCGGGCCCGCCGGCGCGGCGCTGAGTCAAGGTTCCGGCCCGCGCTGCCGATTCCCAGAGGGCGCCGAGCCACGCGCGGCCGCCGCTGAGATCACGAGGAGGGAAGGTTGACCGTTGCACACGTGGGCACGAGCCGTCAGGTGGATTCGTCGTCGGCAGGCGCCGAAGCCGCCGCCGGCGCCCTTGGGAAACTCGACGGCCAGCGGCCCTCGATGGCCCTCGTCTTCGCCTCCGCCGATCACGATCACGAGGCGCTGCTCGAGGCCGTCCGCTCCCGGCTGCCGGGGGTGCCCGTCGTCGGCTGCTCCGGCGAAGGCATCATCGCCGACGACGACTCGAACGAGGTGTTCGCGGCCGCCGCGGTGATGGCCATCGCGTCCGACCTGGTCCGTTTCGAGACCTTCCTCGTCGAGGACTACGCCACGGACCCGGCGGGCGCCGGCCGGCGGCTCGCGGCGCTCGTGAACGGGCGCGACGACGAGG harbors:
- a CDS encoding amidohydrolase family protein, with the translated sequence MRRSGLIAAMAAAAALATLQGRQAPSHAVRLSLSEGTSMAAALSPDGRTIALDLLGALWTLPADGGTARRLLEDGYDAHAPSWSPDGTRIAFQAYLRDTWHLWTIGADGTDLRQITAGPYDDREPHWSPDGTRLAFSSDRGGSYDVWVVTLASGELRRITAADTNESMPAWSPDGREIAFVSDRDQRGIYASNVATGAERRLAADTGTLFTPSWAPDGRTIAYTAIEGATARLMAGGVNVADASEDVFPFRASWTASGDLLYTADGHVKRRPRAGGPARTVPFSAEVAFTRPAFTPRRHDFAPAGTQPVRGLMHPVISPDGSAIAFAALGDLWVVSTGAGGAVPRRVTNDVFVETNPVWSPDGKSLAYSSDRDGAVALWVRTLDTGADRRIAADGNTAAWSPDGTRLAYLDSDAVLRVVQAANREQRQVHPRVFEPGRPSWSPDGKAVVMSALRPYSTRFREGTNQVLWVAVDPTPTPDGKAAFAPDRWMDPIPHASVGMRENFGPVWSPDGREMAAIVGGYLTTYPVARDGSAIGPPRRVASDLASSPSWTADSRHLCYQTADRFRIVDLVDGATTDVVPQWSWSAAPAAPTVTVHAGRLFDGRAGSTVQRDVDVVVEGGRIASVAPHGDGPHRGTVVDASSGTVLPGLIESHTHLSKAYGEAQGRLWLAFGITTVRNPAANAYEGQEEREAIESGARVGPRVLTTGEPLDGSRIYYPGGVALDGGGMVEAELERAARLGFDFIKTYVRLPDRVQRRIIEIAHRQGMPVTSHEIYPAVAYGADGVEHIRGTSRRGYSPKMSELRRSYDDVLQLLTSSGMTLTPTITIQGGFQVLMARDPWWVDDPRIARLSPASVAEGGRRQRARPLGGAELAGREALVAPQERLVAAVVKGGGRVIAGTDSPINPYGVALLSELEHYVRGGLTPADAIRTATAVPAEAMGLGADLGTIEVGKLGDLVVVDGDPLATITDLRRTRRVVKGGAVYDVETLLGGPIARPAGAGTPALAR
- a CDS encoding response regulator gives rise to the protein MRPSPPSAAGGVAPAAPLATLLVVVVDATNRDLLSRRLRQQGYAVCLAADGAEALGVLATQPCDAVLLDVMMPGQSGLDVLAAIRRDASTRHLPVIMVTSKSETRDIVEALDLGANDCVTTPIDFPVTLARVRAQLGRATAERAALTDQRHQDLQHAQKLSAVGRLTTGAAHDVNNLLTTIHAYGEFLRDDLPDGDERRTYAGQILRAADSAAGLSRQLLAYSRRPSTGLPSVDLGASTRAMVCLLDRVLGDDIVIAADVAGDVWPVMGDAGQLDQVLLNLIVNAADAMPGGGRIDVAVANVCAADGGRPGVELTVTDTGCGIDADTVPRIFEPFFTTKVAGHGTGLGLAMVRAIIEHAGGTVAVESRPGQGTTFRVRLPRAAAPVTTAAGDGGTAASPAGARVLVVEDDDAVRDVTRRTLMRLGHAVVAAASGDDALALILERPAPFDVLVTDVSMPGMDGVALWRALRRICPEMAVVFMSAHGGDTVADARQTGQPLLQKPFSSEALRRAVERALDAELAPPSPPAAPGPPARR